gcagtatccatgattcccaaaaataatttacaattttgattcatctgaccacaggacagttttccactttgtctcagtccatcttaattgAGCTTGGGCCTagagaaggtggcagcatttttggatcttgtttaaatatggtttctttgcattgtagagttttaacttatatttgtggatgcagcaacctactgtgttcacagacagtggtaatcggaagtgttcctgagctcatgcaatgatttccaccacagaattatgtctgtttttaaagcagtgccatctgagggcccgaagatcatggccatacaacattggtttttggccttgtcccttgcgtacatgAATTTCTCAGaattctcagaatcttttaatgattttatgtaccgtagatgatgagattcccaaactctttgcaattttacatttagaaacgttattcttaagtTGTTGCATTATTTACCTGCGCACTCCTTCACAGAGTGGTGTCCCCTCCCCTTCCACACTTCTGACCGACCtatctggaatgatcttttaatacccaatcatgttactgacctgttgcctattgacctaattagttgtgtgatattccaccaggtttagtttttttttttgcattacacaacttttccagccttttgttgcctctgtcccaactttttttacatgtgttgctggcatcaaagtgggcttatatttttcaagaaacaataacatttctaattatcaacatttgatatgaggtctttgtaatgttttgtaatgaatatggggtttaaataatttgcacattattgcattgttTTGGTTGGTACACAGAGTTGGTACACAGGGTTGCAACAATGTTCCAAAACATTATTGCAttgttttggaaatggggttgtatcatGAATTACAGTAACTACTGAGATTAGTTCAATTTGCAAAAAATGAtgaatgcatttgttttggttggtacataaaataataactaCATCTATGAATTTGAGAGTGCCTATTTGTGTCGGGATGTATCCTTTAGCTTGTTGCATAATCAGTCGGGGGATACCCATGATAttggtattttgtttgtgtttgagctGTAGATTTCTCccagaaaaaacacattgaattcTGTTACCCGTACATCCTCACAACATAGCAGTTTACCATCATGATTAGAAAAGAGTCAATCCTTGGGTAAACCTTGGCATCTAAACTTTCTCAAATATAGCTGGTCCCCAATTAATTAGATATATTTAACATCTTGCTTATTTCTGTACAGCCAACTGTGTAAGCATTTTTCTCATTACATATAGGACCATGGACAGCAACTGAGCATGACATGCAGGGTATACTTACATGGAACTGAACAGGGTCAGATGTCCTCATCCACCAATGGTGCTCAGCTTGCCTTGAAAACATGAAATTGCTCAGATTGAGGATTATCCTTACTTTCCGTACCTTTATACGGTTGAAGTTTTAAGCATACATGTTTAATCTACTGCTGGGCATTTTTATTCTGTAAATTGGGATTTGTTCTAGCTCTTTAAGAACATGACAATCTAGGAGTAATTGTGTAAAGAAGTCATTTTGGAATGTTAATATATAACAATTGAGATTGATGCAGATTATTGGAGAACATTTTAGCAGGTCAGTATATAaactaatacatttatatattatcAGTGAATAGCCAAAGGTAAATGACCAAACCCTAAacatacctgtacattttctttggatttcttaatttttgttgtgtttacaAATTAGAATTACTACATGAAGTTAAATGTGGAAGTAAAAGTGgaaattcctttttttatttctaaggaataaaaaaaatgcacagATGTAATTCCTTGActatatttctttaaaaaatccAACTGTTGTAACCAAACGGTTTCAGCTGCAAGCAAATGACCACCTTCAGTGTTTTCTTAGAAACACAGCAGTGTGGGATGCTTTTGTCTGTGATGCACACCAACTTCAGGGGAGGAATTTACTGTCATTTTTTAATACAGGGGACACTGATAAAGGAATGGAAATAGGAATATGTTATATGAAACTGTTATGGCATAGGGAATTGGTGTGGTGTTCACTCCAAACTGTTCTTTAAGTAAATGTCAAGAGCCTTTTGAGCTAAACTAAATTGATCGGAATGGAACCACTTGAGCCATTatttacagtggctctcaaaggTTTTCTGTCCCactggacttttccacattttattgtttgacAATATCCCATCTGAATTGATTTAATTTGAAGTGCCacaattaaacacaaaaaagcAATTCATGTCAAAGTGAAGAATAAAatcagaaaacatttataaattaattgcaaatatgaaacagaaaataactagTCAAtattttgcccattcttctttgcaaaattgttcAAGCCATGTCAAGTTTTCAACTCTTTAcacatatgctaatttgggtTTTGGTCCAGGTTTGACCCAGTCCCCTCAAGGATTTTTGACCTGAAGCCAATCCATTGTTGTCTTGCCTGTGTGCTTTGAACCATTGTTGTGCTGACTGATGAAttttcaccccagtctgaggtcctgtgtgctctggatcagttTTTCTTCAAGGACATCTGTATTTTGCTTTGTTCTTCCTTCCCTATAACCTGACCAGTTTCCCAGTACCAGCTACTGAGAAGcattcccatagcatgatgctgccacgaTGATGCCTCACtggtgggatggtgttctcaggactttgtgttgtgtttggcTTGCAGCACATAGCGTTTAGCATTTAGGCTAAAACCACTTGGTCTTTCAACTGGTCtcagagtctcccacatgccttctggcaaacaaTAGGCACTTTTTTTACAACAATGGCTTTGTTTTTGTCACTCTCCCTGGAGGCTTAATTTTGGGATGTTCCTGGGCTACTGTTACAGTATGctcagtgtctcccagctcagccatggaagGCAGTAACTCTTTTTGATTTGCCAAAGGCCTTTTTGTGGCTTCCCTGACTAGGCCCAGATACTCAGTTTTTGTTGTAGACAGATTTACTGTTTTGCCATATTTTGTCTATTGCCACTGTACTAACTCAAGCCACAGGTACCAATCGTCCacaattatatttaatataaacattttataaaacaacagaaaatatttaaccAAATGAAGCCTCTCACTCATGCCCCCAAAAAACTATGAACCAAAACTAAAAGAttctaataaatataaatttgtACTTATCACTAACAGGGAACATTTTCTGAACTGCAAAGAACTTTTGGGCATTGTGGGTTCATTTCCATCAGTATGGTTTCAAAGAGACCATCGTCCTTGCCAAAGAACCCTTATTTGTGGAACCTTATTTTCTAGAGTGATGCATAAATGATTTGTCACAGTGCCTGTTGGAAAGTAGCTTGAACAAAATGTTCTTCTCTGATCATGCCTGTGATTAGCTCCATTCCTTTCCTTTTCATACTAACAAACACCaccatgcttgtgtgtgtgtgtgtgtgtgtggaggggggaggggggggcacaGTGTCTAAGCATCCCACAGAGGATCCCACAGAGGGTGGCACAGATTGGTCTCCGCACCACCCGGAGTGGACGGAGTTGTGCTCTAACATGAAGTAAATCAGGCACCTGCAAGCTGATACTGTAGTTGTTGTCCAGGGACACAGCCTGAGCACCCATGGGCCTGGGTGACTGAGAGGTAGAGCGGCCTCGGAGAGATCTGTATTGGATCATCCAAACGTGCTGCAGAGTTGTTGCAATGATTTATACagtatcacttttttttttttgcagtattACTTAGCAGATTCAAACAAGTACAAGGTGCACGTTTCGAAATATTCAAATTCTGTACAGTTTTCTTGTCATACTCCCATCCTAAACTGACTCTCATCATAGTCATTAAACTCTAACTATATGACTTCCACTGTTCATGGAAATCCCTGACTGGCTGTTTTTCCTTCCTCTTCAGCAACTTAATATTCATCTTACCCTCTGACAAGATGGACTatacagtaaaaataattaacacaGTTTTAGAACACTACAAcaattgaaatgaaatagtGGTAAATACTTGCTGAGAAATGTGGAAGAAACTCACAGTTTGTTTCACTCATTTGAAAGCCTTAGTACTGTTTTGGTATTCGTGCAATTTCTTCAGACGAGTAGCATCTGGAAGGCAATATTCTAACATGTGGATTATGTTTACAGAATGTTGTGATGCAATCACATAAACAGCCAATATGAAGCTTTCGGTTAGCCTTGTCTAATATTACGCAAAATATTAATGGACTGCACAACTTTCATTTTAACTAGTACCATTTTAATGCCAGTGATCTTTATCAAATAAAGTTGTCTGTTTTCTTTAAGATCTGTAATATTACAGTGCCCCAAGTCACAGACAGTAACTGAAGGCTTTCCCTTACATAAgatgtaatatatttatttagtgtTATCATTGCAGCTCCACTGTGTACTGCTTAACGTCTGATACGTGAAATTAATTCATCATACAGTGATCTAACAATCCTCTTGGGTCCTTTCATGTTCTGTGCAGAAAAGGATTTCAAATGTCCGTATCAAATCCTCTGAATCAAAGCAATGCTTCAGTGCTGTTAGATGTTATCAACATGTCGAGCATTGTACCAAACCAACACAGTAAGGTCGCTGCCATGCActggaaaacaatattttggccATAACTGCTCATCAGTGAAGGAAGTCACACTTGCTGCTCTCTTGATATTCCTTGGCCTAGTGGAGTGTAATCATGTAAAAGTCAAATCCAGTTGAAGAGATGGCAGGATCCGTTCTCCCAACATCTGTCATCTCCTAAGCATATTTTCTAAAGCAGTTTACCTACAGTTGAAGGGAACCTCCAACATAAGTTAATCACAAAGCTATCGAACGGGAAGGATATGCTTGGCAAGCACATACATTGACGCTTGTTCTGACATCTCATGCAACAACATATTACAGTCCAAAGCACCTTCACACTTCCAGTGGATCTGACCTTTATGATGGTGAAtacaaaatgttgaaatataaatgttcaaATCTTAAATCGTTTACGCGAAACTATGCCAGAGCGTGTCCAACATCAATGGGAGCCTTGTTCCGGATTAAagagtaagcctaaagtaatcTTTTTTATTGCTATGCTCAAAGAATCAGGGTAGGTTTAGATATGACAATACAACAGTGGTTTGCCATATCATTTGTCTTGTGTAATGACAAACAGTCGAAGATTCAGCGAGCGGgtggagaaagatggaggagaaaaagagaaggttCAAATGAACAAGGGAGAGTCAAAACGAGGGATTGGAGGATTGGTGTGTAAGGGAGCACGAGGCGGGAAGAAGAGCGGACCCTACTGTCAAGGTAGCAGGCACATCCTTGCCCCAGGAAGGATGGACGTTACGTACAGGATGCTGCACACCACCCAAAGAACCTCAAATGCCACAAGATTATGAAGATTTGGTATACAGTATCTGAGAGGCGAAACACGGCGGTGACATATCGAAAGCCTGGATTAGTTgccttttcatttcatttcgCCCGGCCTCCAGCATGGGAACAGAGTGCAGTTGGCGGGGGTGTACGGCACTCACCCTCAACCTGGTGGCGTTTGCGTGCGCCCTGTCAGCAGTGACCACTAGCTTTTGGTGCGAGGGGACCAGGAAGGTGGTCAAGCCTTTCTGCACCGGGCCGGTGACGACCAAGCAGACGTACTGCATCCGCTTCAACAGCAGCAACGTCAACGACAGCCGGCTGGTGCAGTACATCTGGGAGTCCGGAGAAGAGAAGTTCCTGATGAGGAAGTTCCACACAGGCATCTTTTTCTCCTGTGAGCAGGCTGCTGACATGAATGGTGAGATACCTTTGTTTGGGTGTATATGGTGATGTGAAATTGCTtgctgaggttaggtttagggtcagtgTTTGGGGTTTGGACAAGGTTAATGGCTAACACTAGTGTTTTGGTAGGAGATATGTTTAGGATCAGGTTAGGGTCAGTAGATAGTGGAGATGTTACTGATAATATGTTTATTGTCTGTAGAGCCTATGTTGTTGGATTATTCAAATAGGGTCACTGAAACATCTTTTGCAAagataaatatgtttttcacacatttatgaaatatagaTATGGAAACAGATAGAAGATACATAGACAGAGACTGAAGGAGTAAGGGCTCCAACATGTACAACGCCAGGGGGCATATGTGATCCAGAGTCTGGAACATAGATGCTCAACAGAGTCCAGCAGCCGAAACATCAATTGGAATGTTTATCAGCATAAAATGTTCCTAATACAAAATGTTGAAACCAAACATTAATTCATAAGACTAGGTGTAGCTAGTCTTGTGTGAATATGCTCTCTAAACCTGATGTTGCGTGGATACATTACAACAGGAAGTGAGGGAGGACACTTTGAGGAGAGACAATAACAAGATTAGTATGCAACATATTTGCAAGGATAACATTATAGgttttatatatattgtagttatatataaataatatgaatTATTAATGAATTATTAATTCAAATAAGCAACATGCACTATTTGGTATGAGGTCACTGACGTATTGATTACTTTATTAAACAATATCTTTCCATATTTTTTCcaataaaaaagttaatgcaACCTTTGATATTTGAATTATGCATTTctagatttttggccactggttgtgaaAGTGGCACTGTCAAGCCAAAGCATGGTCCCCAAAACATGGTCCCCAAAACTGTGTACTGTCATGAATGTGCCAGTATGTGCCCATTTCATAAAATCTACAAGATTGCAAACTTGGATTTTATAGCTCACTGAGGCATTATAGTGATTGTACTTAGATTATGCATGTTTATAGATTTTgtttaaatcctgaatgctgattggctgataggcaTGGTATATATAAGCAATgaggcatgagggggtgtggtatatggtgactaagagctgtttttctttagctatGTTAAAGCAGTAAAAAACAcatgatttgtatttgtattttccaGATCTTAGTCGTAGTATACTGGCCATATAACACTAGCTTGCATGTCTTATTGATTGCATCAACCATATATATTACACATTCAGGTCAAAATGGGtggtttcaaaaaatattttatatactgtataagtaGAAAATATGCACCAACATTGCATTGTAAAATACTGTCATGATTAATGAAGTGTACATGAATACCTGCCAAAATTCAGGATTTGGACTTGTCCCTTGATTGACGCTGTGTCACGTCTATGTAGATCTTAACCTGCTTAATCCCAACATCTCCAGGTTTACCATAACTGCAAATGCCTAGATTATTCATTGCTTCAAACAAGTTATTTCTTaagattatttatttcatgtgaTTAGGGATCCGTTTAGGTCTGCCTCTGTTTAAATTGTCAACCTTGTGGACAACCTTGTAAACGAgctataaaaacatgaaataacagTGAAAATCCTAGCTCgtaaataatatacagtagcttGCTGAAGTCACCAAGTGCCATCACCTGGTTTGAATCTTACTGTAGGTCTCATGTAGCTCAGTTAGCTCAGTAGAGCAGGCCACTTGCAATGCCAGCCTGGAGGCTTTAAATACAAGGCGCcctaacaaaacaaatattgccCCTTGTATTAGCATCTGCTATAtgacttaaatatatatatatttttttttactggggGCTAATGTCAGAGGCAGTACAGGAACTGAGACACTTATTGTTCTGGGTTGTCTCACTTCCTCACTAAAACTTTCTAATGTTGTACTGCCATCAGCATTTTGTCAATGTGATATTATACCTGCTAAATGAGAAACCAACAAAGTCATTTTCGACATTGTCGAGAATAAAACGATTTAGCGATTCTTGAGCTTGGTAACAACCACAGGGCAGACAGTATACTGTAGCAGTTGTCACTGATTTCAAAGCAAGTTTTCCATTACTTACTGGCTGATAGCTGATGAGAACTCCTAACTACTAGTGTAAGAGGGTCATTTGAAGAAAGCCCTGTCAAcactattaaaaataaaaacaacaatagtAAAGTCTAGGTCACTAGTATTAACTGTTGATTTTGTGGAGAGTGACAAGTTTGTatttaataatactaataatggatgcaaaacaaatgttctaAAACAATTTACAGAAGATACAAGAGAAATCCAGACTATGCAACATTTACTAATTTAATTTGTCTGCTTTTAGGTTTCAACTGCAGAGACTTTAAAGACATTGCACCCGATCATGAAAAAGGTAGGTACAATTATTCACAACAGGATAATCCTGCTGCCTAATAGGTTACAGCCCTTGTAAATCAATATAATTCTCTTGACTGTAATTTACatataattacagtttttttaaaaATTGAAATGTTGCACAATCATGTCAAAAGGGTCAGCATGAGGCAATGGTTTCATAGAATGAAGAAGCCATCCCCTTTTCTACTGTCCTAACATAAGCACGTGTGTCTCAGCTGGTTGACCAGGATGCTTGCAACCAGGATTGTAGTTTGGTTCCCACAGGGCAAATGTTGTTTTCTGAAAAAGTACGCACACACTGGACAACAGTGCGCCagctaacaaaacattttattgtaaaatcTTCCTTAACAATCAAAACGTTTTCATAATCCACTGTGAAAGGTAAGAAAGGTGGTCAATAGGTCACGTTCCTGTCGGCTGACTTTGGTGTGGAAGTCACCCGTCTGACAGGTGGGACTGTCTAGGGGGATGGGAAGAGGTAACAGTGGTTCTCTGACTGACTCCTCTTCTTGCTATTCGCAGGGGTCCTATGGCTTTGCATCATAGCCGAGTGTCTCTATCTCATCTTGCTCTTCACCGGCGGCGTACTCATGTGGTTAGAGTTGTGTCCCTGCCTCAGCGTGATGAAAAAGCTGAAGCTCAATGCATTCGCTGCCATGTTCACGGCCCTGTCAGGTAAGGTGGCAGAGCATGTCATGACGAACAGGCCAGAGTCACATAGAGTGAACTCCAGTGATTTGGTGTGGAAGTGCAGACTGTGAGGTTTCATTTGatggtcatttttagccatATCGGATGAATTGTTTAGAAATGAAAGCATGTTGTTTAAATAGTTCCACATTTAAGGGTGCCAAATGAATCTGGACAGTTTgcttcacagctgtttcttGTTAAGCAGtcgtgtttgtttgcatcattcATGAACAAGCACCAGATAGCTGTCAGTGGCTAGTCTTTGAATTTGGATTTGGAGTCTGTTGCTtgtgtctgacaacatgaggagCAAAAAagtgtcaatgcaagtcaagctgTCCATCATGAGGCAGATGAATCAGATAAAAGGATAAAGACACAGCCGAAAACATTAGGAAGAAAACACAGATGAGATCAGTCCATGTATGTGGAAAAACCGGATCAGACCAAGGTAGACCCCTATAGAGGAGGGCTGAAGAATGCTCACCACTATGAAGAGAAACAGCAGGGGAATAAAAGTGTAACAGATCAGGGACACTTTCCGTGTGATAGGCATGAATGTGACAGCCATTACCATCTGGAGAACACTTAGAGATGCTGGACAGCTAGGTGCAAGAACAGAAGTTAGCTTAAAAAACATGATAATCTAAAGCCTGCAAATTCTGTTAAATGGTACTGTGCACTGATGAGACATAGATGTATAGAGCAAGCATGATTGTAAGAGGAAAGtgtaaagtaaaaaaggaattgaCATTCTACCTGTGAAATATGGTTGAGGTGTTGTTGTGTACAGGCATTCATGGCTGCTCAGATACAACCAAATTCTTCTAAGGTCATTTGACATAGCTGcatgcagcaagacaatgaGCCCAAATCCATTGCTATAGTTACCAATGtgtttttcagggccaaaaagtgGAAGGTTCTTTATTTGCCAATTTCAGATTTTAGATCAGAATCTGATTGAGCATAACCGGGCTGCAATAGTATCAACAGGGAAGTTAGACAAGGTTTGGTGGTCAAGCTTTGGGTTATTTGGGAAAATGGGTAATTTTATCCGATATGaatgaaaatgcattcaaaTTAAGGCTATTTCCACTAAACTCATAGTCACTGTATTGTGTCAAATTCTGAGTTTTGGAAAACAATGCTCAGAAAACAtcaaatgtgtcactgtccaaatatttttacaatattttactgTATGTGAAAGTGTTGTTCTACCATTGTGACCATTCATCATTCGTCCAATGTACAAGATATTAAAGAAAACTTCCATACAGTCACTCAAAGCTAATCACCAGCTGTTTTGGAAGTGATTACCTCTGCTACGAGGTGAGCTTCACCAAGGGGGCTCCTTGACACATCCCATGACTTGGTTTCTACCACAGGCCTACCACAGGCCATCCTGTCACGCTGTCACGTTCAGCTTGGCACAGCACTGGTCTGATTGGTTAAAGATCTTACTGTAGACAATCTCTAGCAGTCCCATCTCCAGTCCTATTTTCTGTGCTAGAGAAGGTGCTAGAGAACTCAGTCTGCAAAATGCACTGTgcaattttgaaatgtgttagtgCATCAGCAATTCACGTGAATTGCGAAACATATAATAATTTCTCTTGTGCCATAAAagtcattcatttattttactgacaaattttttttgccataatTCCACAAAGGTGGGAGCAAATTCGGAATAACTCCTGAACTTTAGCAGCTGAACTAGGATGCAGCCTAAAGTAGgtcacattacatttttcagcagTGTCTCTTACTTCTTGATACAGTTAAAAAGCATTGGGGTACTGTAGGAGTAAATAAATTGCGTATTTTTGGAAAAGGCTAAATTAAGTATATTTTGTTGACTTGTGAGTTCTTGAAAGACAGACATGGGAGTTGTAGTTCATATTTGTAATATCAATGAAAATATAACTTTTCAGCTTAATGCTTCTCCTTTGCCACCAAATACATTAAGAAACAACATGTGGCAATTGAATTCTTAGCCTACAAAGTAAGGAAAACAATGACCTaatcttttttttcaaaactgcaTCAAAAAATGGTAGAAATTACAAGAAAGTACTTtaaaaaacagcaaaataaatattttcaccaCAGAGAGGAACCAGTTCTTGATTAGGGCCCATAAAAGCTAGAAACAACCCTAACCTGCTGCccagcaggtgtgtgtggatgtatatatgtatgtgtgtgagatagAGACCACCAAGGGGGTTACATAATCTAACAATGCATGAAAACTATTTACCCTCCCAGGCAAGGCAGGCTGAAACCGGCCAGAGAAACAGTGGCAAGTCTGCATACAAAACAGATGATTTTTATACAGACACAATATTCAGTTCAAGGCTGAATGCCATTTAGGGGGACAGTTATTTTCCCCAAAACTCCAAAGCTTGTAGAAGACGAATCAAGTAATAAAAATATACTTGTCAATTAGGAATAACATTTTGATTCAGTCATTATATTCTGAGTCATAGTGATTTCGTTCCTATCCATAAATCTCACTGTTTTGGGAAGTGTCACCACAGAATTTTTAGAATGCCTGAAACTAAACAGTTCTCAGGGTCTACGGGtacaattacatacattttgttttgcagaaaaacaataaTAGTGCCAGGTTGCAAAAGGGGGCTGGCTCAGGGTGGTACAGTTATAGGGGCAGCTAGCCTGGCACACTGCTAATGTATCTAGCGCAGCCCTGGTCCACCGTCTGTGTCCACTGCCTCTGGGGATTTGCTGGTTTGTGGACTAATCGGATTGGAGCTGAGGCAGCGGTTTTGGGACATGAAGAGTCCTGCCCAGAAGagtccccacccccacccccgacCCCCAcatccccacccccaccccaaccaCAACCTCCCTCTGCCTTCCCTCCCCTTACGCCCTCCCCCAGTTCTAAGGGCATTAATCCCAAGTAAATCAGCTGTAGACGGGCGAAATGTCGGCTGAGAGATGGACATGAGGCTGTGCAGAAAGTGAGTGGAGAGGACACTGCTGGGATGAGCTGGAGCATGTCAGACTCTTCATCATGCCCTCTTCTGAGTAAGAGTAATGAACTCTTACTCATCAATGCTTAGCCTCCCCCATAGAAAGCCCAGAATAAACTGATTCCGATGTGAAGAAGGCAGCATGATCATGGTGAAAACTCTCTGTCATGCTTTGTTCACACAAAGTGGTACCCATCAAGATCTTGCATATCTTATACCCCGTGACGTAAGCCTGTTACAGAGATGATCAATACCAGTGATATTCAGATATCTGTTTTTATTGCCTCTCAGTATTGAATATATGGAACTACTTTAGAATCTTTTCACACCCAGTACTAGAGCCATGTTTCCCATTTATGAACCGATATATGTTTTACATACTCCTAGTTGTTGTTATTGAGAGACACTGTGTATCCTGTATATTCCTTGAATTTccattatttccatattttccATTATATAATTAAGCAACACCTGTAGTTAAAAAAgcatgtgaaaataaaatgtttttagatttttcttaAAACCCTTTTACACAGGGTCTTTATGAAACAAGTGAAAGCTATCCCCTCAATCACAAATTGCAGTATCCATTACTGCCACTCTGTGGCTACTAATATAAATTGCAGCTACACTACTTTTGCTGTAGTTACAATGATGCTTTTGAagtttgttttctgtgttgtATCTTTCTTGATTCAGGCCTTCTAGGGATGGTTGCCCACATGATGTTCACCACAGCTTTCCAGCTAGCAGTCGCCATGGGACCGGAAGACTGGAGGCCCAAGACTTGGGATTATAGCTGGTCCTACATGTAAGCCGGGGCACTAGCAGCCATCAATTAATATAACAATCAGGGAAAAACATTATCAATCTGTACATTACCATGGAGATAATGGTCGAAGCCAGTTCATTTTTCCAAGGAAGTGTATAGAACGCGGGTGTAACAGttgacaacaaacacacataagcAAACATATACTCATAGAAATGCCATGTAGtcgtttatatttatttatattttatatttatttatttatttattcatttatttattctcATGTTTGGTCACTAGAGATGCAAACCAGTGGTTCATAGATGAGTTCTAAAGATCTATTTAAATTTTGGTTGCATGTCTGTTGCAACCAAAACACAAGAGAACATAATTactaataaaacatgtaaacagAAACCAAAACATGTGATTTCTTTTTCTACCAGTAAATGTTTGTTCATGTTACTGttataaatcaatcaaattctcCCACATGTAAAATGTAGGGATaggactgacaaaataataaagttgCCAGTCTAACAACTGGGTAGCACCCATGAATATAGTAATTGAACAAACACCTGTTGCAACCAAAATATTGGAAAACAATcaataaaacatgcaaatataaacaaaagcaTTTAACTGCTCCTGTAATTGTTGTATGGTATGTGACTTATAAGCCTCTGAATTCAATCAAATTATCCCACATGTGAAATGCCTGCATAGTAAACAAATTAATGACTTGGTTTGCATCCAATAATATACAACTAATCAAACAAATTATTGTGCAACGAAAGCATGCCTCTACAGAAATACTCCGTTAAACCCTTG
This is a stretch of genomic DNA from Esox lucius isolate fEsoLuc1 chromosome 11, fEsoLuc1.pri, whole genome shotgun sequence. It encodes these proteins:
- the LOC105022960 gene encoding germ cell-specific gene 1-like protein, whose amino-acid sequence is MTNSRRFSERVEKDGGEKEKVQMNKGESKRGIGGLVCKGARGGKKSGPYCQGSRHILAPGRMDVTMGTECSWRGCTALTLNLVAFACALSAVTTSFWCEGTRKVVKPFCTGPVTTKQTYCIRFNSSNVNDSRLVQYIWESGEEKFLMRKFHTGIFFSCEQAADMNGFNCRDFKDIAPDHEKGVLWLCIIAECLYLILLFTGGVLMWLELCPCLSVMKKLKLNAFAAMFTALSGLLGMVAHMMFTTAFQLAVAMGPEDWRPKTWDYSWSYILAWGSFATCMGSAVTALNRYTKTILEFKYKRRNIEKKLRIKQKLLELDLPEQMWDMYMTAVPAGGAEDTGFLNLPVNGHKPSTGAAYVVGLDNVTEPQGEAYC